A stretch of Palaemon carinicauda isolate YSFRI2023 chromosome 34, ASM3689809v2, whole genome shotgun sequence DNA encodes these proteins:
- the sprt gene encoding serine/threonine-protein kinase fray2 isoform X3, producing MASIEVSLGWKRRREALLETLPRAARDLVRELDGLHQALRDKDNTIQSLKTQITNLGGTVGGAGEGGGILTEAEKKTIQERLNKVQGEMDAKKVAIKNLKLALDKIDITDNIDVRIRAAELEYELEREELNILNLKEESNVLGTRLQENTSSTTSSSSTSSNGGQGSKVTLHALMSSAGGGAALGGANLVTLSLPHTPGNPPFHVIPRPPMGCIIDWAVEDTKLKKGDRLLEVNGSNVVGAGLEMVTRLMGASNHLNLVIARPTVGTGTCGRRSDGRVEKQLEDRSREVKDLVSRLDKALKEKEIMKSDNTRLNHRISYLEEQVSELQTSLQKMRESTLGHSEGEAIVTTSHPGATVIQVFQKGDQKLAVASPDVNNSGMERAQQYPTLPRIRSPDSSMSSSPSSSPSDVPLGRQHHTLGHASSRPTSAADQRRRMLSPRPESKNEDSRPPSRTKPVPPKKPERLSLQRTTSMQSMEELPTNSRSSNASAVRSNGAHAWNLHDNDLASQEENDYVPHMTYDQDRLGYRSREHSFDRLQERSHYASRDRSYDRLSNGDGSVRMVVNSNSPVTGEHLSRRPSPQGAASTTIQEVTPRRGNYRSHSPDSSYHLESDRIDGQENDIFRAEIYSSSSNTSHYSSYSHQHHQSDYHRHSHGHYHLQAPSTPVASRNSTLSVPAKSPCGHEQWC from the exons ATGGCGAGCATCGAGGTGTCCCTTGGCTGGAAGAGGCGTCGAGAGGCCCTGCTGGAGACTCTGCCCAGGGCGGCTAGGGACCTCGTCAGGGAGCTGGATGGGCTTCATCAGGCCCTTAGGGATAAGGACAATACTATCCAGTC GTTGAAGACTCAAATCACCAACCTCGGAGGCACTGTTGGGGGAGCCGGGGAAGGAGGTGGAATCCTGACAGAGGCTGAGAAGAAGACAATCCAGGAGAGGCTAAACAAGGTTCAGGGGGAGATGGATGCCAAGAAGGTGGCCATTAAGAACTTGAAGTTGGCACTGGATAAGATTGATATCACAGA TAACATCGACGTGAGAATTCGAGCAGCGGAACTTGAATACGAACTGGAGAGGGAAGAATTGAACATCTTAAACCTGAAGGAAGAATCGAATGTTCTGGGAACTCGCCTTCAGGAGAACACCTCCTCGACtacctcttcttcttctacctCGTCAAATGGAGGACAGGGCTCCAAAGTGACCTTACACGCCCTCATGTCGTCAGCGGGAGGAGGGGCCGCCCTAGGAGGAGCTAATCTAGTGACGCTCAGCTTACCCCACACTCCTGGTAACCCGCCATTTCACGTCATACCTCGTCCTCCAATGGGATGTATTATCGACTGGGCTGTTGAGGATACGAAGCTCAAAAAGGGAGACAG GCTTCTGGAGGTGAACGGATCCAACGTCGTCGGAGCTGGGTTGGAGATGGTGACGCGTCTCATGGGGGCTTCGAATCACCTGAATTTAGTCATTGCAAGACCGACTGTTG GCACTGGAACGTGCGGCAGAAGGTCAGACGGAAGAGTTGAGAAGCAGCTAGAGGACAGGTCACGGGAGGTCAAAGATTTGGTCAGCCGGCTGGATAAGGCGCTGAAGGAGAAGGAAATAATGAA GAGTGACAACACTCGTCTCAATCATCGAATCAGTTACCTGGAGGAACAAGTTTCAGAGTTGCAGACCTCCCTTCAGAAGATGCGAGAATCCACCCTTGGGCACTCCGAAGGGGAAGCCATTGTGACGACCTCCCATCCAGGAGCTACTGTTATTCAG GTTTTCCAGAAAGGCGACCAGAAGCTAGCAGTTGCTAGCCCAGATGTCAACAACAGTGGCATGGAAAGGGCGCAACAATATCCTACTTTACCTAGGATACGATCCCCAGATTCTTCCATGTCCTCCTCCCCGAGTTCCTCACCCTCAGATGTACCTCTGGGCAGACAGCACCACACCCTGGGGCATGCCAGCTCCAGGCCTACCTCAGCAGCTGACCAAAGAAGAAGGATGCTTTCTCCTCGACCTGAGTCGAAGAATGAG GACTCAAGGCCTCCTTCCAGAACCAAGCCAGTTCCTCCAAAGAAGCCTGAACGTCTGAGCTTACAGAGAACAACAAGCATGCAAAGTATGGAGGAACTGCCTACCAATTCCAGGTCATCCAACGCATCCGCAGTGAGAAGCAACGGTGCGCATGCTTGGAACTTGCACGACAATGACCTAGCTTCTCAGGAGGAGAATGATTACGTCCCTCACATGACTTACGACCAAGATCGCCTGGGTTATCGTAGTCGCGAGCACTCATTCGATCGGCTGCAAGAACGCTCGCATTACGCGTCGAGAGACAGGAGCTATGATCGACTCTCCAATGGGGATGGAAGTGTCCGGATGGTTGTTAACAGCAACAGCCCTGTGACTGGTGAACACCTCAGCCGGAGACCTAGTCCTCAAGGTGCTGCTTCAACGACAATCCAAGAAGTAACACCAAGGAGAGGGAATTACAGGTCGCATTCTCCAGACAGTTCCTACCATCTAGAATCAGATCGCATAGACGGGCAAGAAAATGACATTTTCCGGGCTGAGATATACAGTAGTTCTAGTAATACATCTCATTATTCGTCATACTCCCACCAACACCATCAATCAGACTATCATCGTCATAGTCACGGTCACTATCACCTTCAGGCTCCATCAACACCAGTGGCCTCAAGAAACTCAACTCTCAGCGTTCCCGCCAAAAGTCCATGCGGTCACGAGCAGTGGTGTTAG
- the sprt gene encoding serine/threonine-protein kinase fray2 isoform X2, translating into MVLSSGHSHGSMASIEVSLGWKRRREALLETLPRAARDLVRELDGLHQALRDKDNTIQSLKTQITNLGGTVGGAGEGGGILTEAEKKTIQERLNKVQGEMDAKKVAIKNLKLALDKIDITDNIDVRIRAAELEYELEREELNILNLKEESNVLGTRLQENTSSTTSSSSTSSNGGQGSKVTLHALMSSAGGGAALGGANLVTLSLPHTPGNPPFHVIPRPPMGCIIDWAVEDTKLKKGDRLLEVNGSNVVGAGLEMVTRLMGASNHLNLVIARPTVGTGTCGRRSDGRVEKQLEDRSREVKDLVSRLDKALKEKEIMKSDNTRLNHRISYLEEQVSELQTSLQKMRESTLGHSEGEAIVTTSHPGATVIQVFQKGDQKLAVASPDVNNSGMERAQQYPTLPRIRSPDSSMSSSPSSSPSDVPLGRQHHTLGHASSRPTSAADQRRRMLSPRPESKNEDSRPPSRTKPVPPKKPERLSLQRTTSMQSMEELPTNSRSSNASAVRSNGAHAWNLHDNDLASQEENDYVPHMTYDQDRLGYRSREHSFDRLQERSHYASRDRSYDRLSNGDGSVRMVVNSNSPVTGEHLSRRPSPQGAASTTIQEVTPRRGNYRSHSPDSSYHLESDRIDGQENDIFRAEIYSSSSNTSHYSSYSHQHHQSDYHRHSHGHYHLQAPSTPVASRNSTLSVPAKSPCGHEQWC; encoded by the exons ATGGTTCTCAGTTCTGGACATTCTCATGGCTCG ATGGCGAGCATCGAGGTGTCCCTTGGCTGGAAGAGGCGTCGAGAGGCCCTGCTGGAGACTCTGCCCAGGGCGGCTAGGGACCTCGTCAGGGAGCTGGATGGGCTTCATCAGGCCCTTAGGGATAAGGACAATACTATCCAGTC GTTGAAGACTCAAATCACCAACCTCGGAGGCACTGTTGGGGGAGCCGGGGAAGGAGGTGGAATCCTGACAGAGGCTGAGAAGAAGACAATCCAGGAGAGGCTAAACAAGGTTCAGGGGGAGATGGATGCCAAGAAGGTGGCCATTAAGAACTTGAAGTTGGCACTGGATAAGATTGATATCACAGA TAACATCGACGTGAGAATTCGAGCAGCGGAACTTGAATACGAACTGGAGAGGGAAGAATTGAACATCTTAAACCTGAAGGAAGAATCGAATGTTCTGGGAACTCGCCTTCAGGAGAACACCTCCTCGACtacctcttcttcttctacctCGTCAAATGGAGGACAGGGCTCCAAAGTGACCTTACACGCCCTCATGTCGTCAGCGGGAGGAGGGGCCGCCCTAGGAGGAGCTAATCTAGTGACGCTCAGCTTACCCCACACTCCTGGTAACCCGCCATTTCACGTCATACCTCGTCCTCCAATGGGATGTATTATCGACTGGGCTGTTGAGGATACGAAGCTCAAAAAGGGAGACAG GCTTCTGGAGGTGAACGGATCCAACGTCGTCGGAGCTGGGTTGGAGATGGTGACGCGTCTCATGGGGGCTTCGAATCACCTGAATTTAGTCATTGCAAGACCGACTGTTG GCACTGGAACGTGCGGCAGAAGGTCAGACGGAAGAGTTGAGAAGCAGCTAGAGGACAGGTCACGGGAGGTCAAAGATTTGGTCAGCCGGCTGGATAAGGCGCTGAAGGAGAAGGAAATAATGAA GAGTGACAACACTCGTCTCAATCATCGAATCAGTTACCTGGAGGAACAAGTTTCAGAGTTGCAGACCTCCCTTCAGAAGATGCGAGAATCCACCCTTGGGCACTCCGAAGGGGAAGCCATTGTGACGACCTCCCATCCAGGAGCTACTGTTATTCAG GTTTTCCAGAAAGGCGACCAGAAGCTAGCAGTTGCTAGCCCAGATGTCAACAACAGTGGCATGGAAAGGGCGCAACAATATCCTACTTTACCTAGGATACGATCCCCAGATTCTTCCATGTCCTCCTCCCCGAGTTCCTCACCCTCAGATGTACCTCTGGGCAGACAGCACCACACCCTGGGGCATGCCAGCTCCAGGCCTACCTCAGCAGCTGACCAAAGAAGAAGGATGCTTTCTCCTCGACCTGAGTCGAAGAATGAG GACTCAAGGCCTCCTTCCAGAACCAAGCCAGTTCCTCCAAAGAAGCCTGAACGTCTGAGCTTACAGAGAACAACAAGCATGCAAAGTATGGAGGAACTGCCTACCAATTCCAGGTCATCCAACGCATCCGCAGTGAGAAGCAACGGTGCGCATGCTTGGAACTTGCACGACAATGACCTAGCTTCTCAGGAGGAGAATGATTACGTCCCTCACATGACTTACGACCAAGATCGCCTGGGTTATCGTAGTCGCGAGCACTCATTCGATCGGCTGCAAGAACGCTCGCATTACGCGTCGAGAGACAGGAGCTATGATCGACTCTCCAATGGGGATGGAAGTGTCCGGATGGTTGTTAACAGCAACAGCCCTGTGACTGGTGAACACCTCAGCCGGAGACCTAGTCCTCAAGGTGCTGCTTCAACGACAATCCAAGAAGTAACACCAAGGAGAGGGAATTACAGGTCGCATTCTCCAGACAGTTCCTACCATCTAGAATCAGATCGCATAGACGGGCAAGAAAATGACATTTTCCGGGCTGAGATATACAGTAGTTCTAGTAATACATCTCATTATTCGTCATACTCCCACCAACACCATCAATCAGACTATCATCGTCATAGTCACGGTCACTATCACCTTCAGGCTCCATCAACACCAGTGGCCTCAAGAAACTCAACTCTCAGCGTTCCCGCCAAAAGTCCATGCGGTCACGAGCAGTGGTGTTAG
- the sprt gene encoding serine/threonine-protein kinase fray2 isoform X1, translating to MRIKDGASRHKKYYQGYGTSTLLPSGGPGGMRPRVDKLQTLEAKMASIEVSLGWKRRREALLETLPRAARDLVRELDGLHQALRDKDNTIQSLKTQITNLGGTVGGAGEGGGILTEAEKKTIQERLNKVQGEMDAKKVAIKNLKLALDKIDITDNIDVRIRAAELEYELEREELNILNLKEESNVLGTRLQENTSSTTSSSSTSSNGGQGSKVTLHALMSSAGGGAALGGANLVTLSLPHTPGNPPFHVIPRPPMGCIIDWAVEDTKLKKGDRLLEVNGSNVVGAGLEMVTRLMGASNHLNLVIARPTVGTGTCGRRSDGRVEKQLEDRSREVKDLVSRLDKALKEKEIMKSDNTRLNHRISYLEEQVSELQTSLQKMRESTLGHSEGEAIVTTSHPGATVIQVFQKGDQKLAVASPDVNNSGMERAQQYPTLPRIRSPDSSMSSSPSSSPSDVPLGRQHHTLGHASSRPTSAADQRRRMLSPRPESKNEDSRPPSRTKPVPPKKPERLSLQRTTSMQSMEELPTNSRSSNASAVRSNGAHAWNLHDNDLASQEENDYVPHMTYDQDRLGYRSREHSFDRLQERSHYASRDRSYDRLSNGDGSVRMVVNSNSPVTGEHLSRRPSPQGAASTTIQEVTPRRGNYRSHSPDSSYHLESDRIDGQENDIFRAEIYSSSSNTSHYSSYSHQHHQSDYHRHSHGHYHLQAPSTPVASRNSTLSVPAKSPCGHEQWC from the exons ATGGCGAGCATCGAGGTGTCCCTTGGCTGGAAGAGGCGTCGAGAGGCCCTGCTGGAGACTCTGCCCAGGGCGGCTAGGGACCTCGTCAGGGAGCTGGATGGGCTTCATCAGGCCCTTAGGGATAAGGACAATACTATCCAGTC GTTGAAGACTCAAATCACCAACCTCGGAGGCACTGTTGGGGGAGCCGGGGAAGGAGGTGGAATCCTGACAGAGGCTGAGAAGAAGACAATCCAGGAGAGGCTAAACAAGGTTCAGGGGGAGATGGATGCCAAGAAGGTGGCCATTAAGAACTTGAAGTTGGCACTGGATAAGATTGATATCACAGA TAACATCGACGTGAGAATTCGAGCAGCGGAACTTGAATACGAACTGGAGAGGGAAGAATTGAACATCTTAAACCTGAAGGAAGAATCGAATGTTCTGGGAACTCGCCTTCAGGAGAACACCTCCTCGACtacctcttcttcttctacctCGTCAAATGGAGGACAGGGCTCCAAAGTGACCTTACACGCCCTCATGTCGTCAGCGGGAGGAGGGGCCGCCCTAGGAGGAGCTAATCTAGTGACGCTCAGCTTACCCCACACTCCTGGTAACCCGCCATTTCACGTCATACCTCGTCCTCCAATGGGATGTATTATCGACTGGGCTGTTGAGGATACGAAGCTCAAAAAGGGAGACAG GCTTCTGGAGGTGAACGGATCCAACGTCGTCGGAGCTGGGTTGGAGATGGTGACGCGTCTCATGGGGGCTTCGAATCACCTGAATTTAGTCATTGCAAGACCGACTGTTG GCACTGGAACGTGCGGCAGAAGGTCAGACGGAAGAGTTGAGAAGCAGCTAGAGGACAGGTCACGGGAGGTCAAAGATTTGGTCAGCCGGCTGGATAAGGCGCTGAAGGAGAAGGAAATAATGAA GAGTGACAACACTCGTCTCAATCATCGAATCAGTTACCTGGAGGAACAAGTTTCAGAGTTGCAGACCTCCCTTCAGAAGATGCGAGAATCCACCCTTGGGCACTCCGAAGGGGAAGCCATTGTGACGACCTCCCATCCAGGAGCTACTGTTATTCAG GTTTTCCAGAAAGGCGACCAGAAGCTAGCAGTTGCTAGCCCAGATGTCAACAACAGTGGCATGGAAAGGGCGCAACAATATCCTACTTTACCTAGGATACGATCCCCAGATTCTTCCATGTCCTCCTCCCCGAGTTCCTCACCCTCAGATGTACCTCTGGGCAGACAGCACCACACCCTGGGGCATGCCAGCTCCAGGCCTACCTCAGCAGCTGACCAAAGAAGAAGGATGCTTTCTCCTCGACCTGAGTCGAAGAATGAG GACTCAAGGCCTCCTTCCAGAACCAAGCCAGTTCCTCCAAAGAAGCCTGAACGTCTGAGCTTACAGAGAACAACAAGCATGCAAAGTATGGAGGAACTGCCTACCAATTCCAGGTCATCCAACGCATCCGCAGTGAGAAGCAACGGTGCGCATGCTTGGAACTTGCACGACAATGACCTAGCTTCTCAGGAGGAGAATGATTACGTCCCTCACATGACTTACGACCAAGATCGCCTGGGTTATCGTAGTCGCGAGCACTCATTCGATCGGCTGCAAGAACGCTCGCATTACGCGTCGAGAGACAGGAGCTATGATCGACTCTCCAATGGGGATGGAAGTGTCCGGATGGTTGTTAACAGCAACAGCCCTGTGACTGGTGAACACCTCAGCCGGAGACCTAGTCCTCAAGGTGCTGCTTCAACGACAATCCAAGAAGTAACACCAAGGAGAGGGAATTACAGGTCGCATTCTCCAGACAGTTCCTACCATCTAGAATCAGATCGCATAGACGGGCAAGAAAATGACATTTTCCGGGCTGAGATATACAGTAGTTCTAGTAATACATCTCATTATTCGTCATACTCCCACCAACACCATCAATCAGACTATCATCGTCATAGTCACGGTCACTATCACCTTCAGGCTCCATCAACACCAGTGGCCTCAAGAAACTCAACTCTCAGCGTTCCCGCCAAAAGTCCATGCGGTCACGAGCAGTGGTGTTAG